Below is a window of Lujinxingia litoralis DNA.
ACCCCACCCCCGAGGATCTGCGGCGGCGCCTGACCACGCTGAAAGAGGAGTGGTCGAGCCTGCGCGAGAAGGTCGGCGCGACGCTGCGCACCTGTCACTCCCTGGAGGAAGAGCTGCTGGAGGCCAAGTGCCCGGTGCGCTTTGCCGAGCTCGACGTCGCCCGGGAGCGCGCCTGGCGCGCGGTGGCGCACTCCAAAGACATCCGCAACCGCTACACCATTTTGCACCTGGCCTGGGAGCTGGGCACCCTCGACGCCTGGACCGACCGGGCCGTGGACCGTCTCTACGACACCCAGATCTTCTGATCCTCGCCAGTTCAGGCTCCCCAAACGCCGACACCCCGCGCCTTCAAGGCGCGGGGTGTCGGCGTTTTACGGCTCGCTCAACTCACCGGCTCATAAGAAAAAGGCCAGGGCCGAGCCCAGGATGCAGCAGCCCAGGAGCAGCGCGGCGGCGGCCCCGAGAAAGAGGAGCAGGCGCTTTTTATTTTCGGGATCGGCCGTCAGCTGCGCCAGATTATCGGGGAGCGTGCTCGCCAGCCCCTGCTCCGACGCCTCGCCAAGCTCGCTCGCCAGGGGCTCGGAAGCGCTCGCCAGGGGCTCGGGAGTCGACACCGGCGGCACATCGCCCTCGGCCGCCGCCGTCGCCGGCTGCTCGGCAGGCCGCTTAAGGTCGACCGCGGGCAGCTCCATCTCGGTGGCCGCCAAGGGGTCGGCCTCCTCGACGGCCTCCCGGCCATCGGCCGCCGCCGGGCTCGCGGAGCTCTCCGGCGTCTGTAAGGCTTCCATCGGACCGGTGGCCTGCGCGGCCACGTCGCCCCCCGGGGTAGTGATAGCCGGCGACTCGATCGCGGGAGCGGGCTCAGTGAGCGCCGACATCGCCTGCGTGGGCCCGGTGGCCGCATCCACCTCATCCTCAAAGCCCGGCTCTGCCGACTCCGACTCGACGCCGGACTCCGCCGGCGCACTGATCGACGCCATCACCTCGGTGGGAGCCATCTCCGGCGACGAGGCCGGCGCGCCCGTGCTGGCGGCGTCGGCGGCGTCGGCGGTGTCGCGGGCCCGGGCCAGATGCGCGCGGAGCTCAGCCGGATCGATGGCCGCCATGCCCAGCATGGTCTTCTTCTGTTCGATCTGCAGCTTATGGCCACAATGCCCGCAGTGACGCGCGTTCTCGTCGACCTCTTTGCCGCAATTCGGGCAGATGTTCATGCGCACTCCACGTTGCGATTTGACGCTTCAGAGCCGGCACTTTTGCCGGCCATATCTCGGGTTCGGTGGAGGATGTGCAGCTGAGGCGGGCTTGTCAACCCACCCTCATCTTAGAAATTTCTGTCACAACCTCGTCCCGGGCGGTGTCGGGTATGTAGCACGTTTGTCTTGTCCTTTTCATCCCGAAGTAAGGAGCTTGCTATGACCCCACATATCATCGTCATTGGCGCCGGATACGCCGGCATTATGGCCGCCAATCGCCTGTGCCTTTCCGACGACGCGGCAGGCCCCCGCGTCACGCTGATCAACCCGAAAGACCACTTCATCGAGCGCATTCGCCTGCATAGCTACGCGGCATCCACCCTTAAGAGCGTCTCCCATCCCCTCGCCACTCTTTTGCATCCCCAGGTCGACTTGCTGGTCGACTCGGTCGAGAGCATCGAGCCCGAAGCCCGGAGGGTCACGCTGGCCGGCGGGGAGTCTCTGTCCTACGACGTGCTCATCTACGCGGCCGGCTCTGCCGAAGGCGCCGCCCCCCCCGAAGCCCTGCAAATCTCGACGCTGGCCGGCGCCGAAGAGACTCGCCGCCGACTTAAAGAGCACACCTCGGGCCCGGTGCACATCGTCGGTGGCGGGCACACCGGGCTGGAGCTCGTCGGGGAGATCGCCAGCGAGCACCCCCAGATCGAGATCCACCTCCACTGCGCCGGCGCCATCGCCCCGAGCGTCTCGGAGCGGGCGCGCGCGGCGATCCTGCGCCGACTCAAGCGCTTAAAGGTCATCGTCCATACCCATCAGCCCGTGCCGATGCGTGACCACGACGCGCGCCGCGCGCTCCTGGGCGATGGCCTGCTGATCTGGTGTGCCGGCTTCTCCACCCCCTCGCTGGCCATGACCAGTGGCCTGCCCCACGATACCCGGCGGCGCCTGCAGGTCACCCCCGAGCTTCAGGTCCCGGGCTTCCCCAACATCTTCGGCGCCGGCGACGCCATCGCCATCGATCACCCCGGCTACGCCTACCTGCGGATGGGCTGTGCTTCGGCCTTGCCCCTGGGGGCGCATGTGGCCGACAACGTGCAGCGCTACCTTGAGCAGCGCCCCCTGGAGCCCTACCGCGGCGGATACATCGTTCAGAACATCGCGCTCGGCCCCAAAAACGCCCTGGTACAGTTCGTTCACCCGGATGACCGCCCCCGTAGCATCCACATGGGAGGGCTTGCCGGGGGCATCTTTAAGGAATCGATCTGCCGGATGACCCTGCGCTCGCTGAGCAACGAAGCCCGCCATCCCGGCACCTTCTCCTGGTCCCAACATGCGGAGCTTGGCCCGCAAGCCGACGACGAACCCGCGGCCTGACGTACGGAGCCCGACGATGTCTGCCCAACCCGATAGCGCCTTTGCCGAGCACCGCGCGCTCCTCTTTAAGATCGCCTACAACCTCACCGGCAGCGTCAGCGATGCCGAAGACGTCGTCCAGGAGTGCTACCTGCGCTGGCGAGCGGTGGAGACCCCGGTGGCGCACCCGCGCTCGTATCTGGCGCAGATCGCCACCCGCCAGGCGTTAAACGCCCTGCGCAAGCGCAACCGTCAGCGCGAAGACTACCCCGGCGTCTGGCTTCCCGAGCCCCTGCCCACCGCCGCGCAGCCCGAGCAGCCGGCGGCGCGCTCCCCGGAGTCGGCGCTCCTGCTGGCCGACCAGGTCTCCACCGCCATGCTGGTGATGCTCCAGAGCCTCAACGCCGAGCAACGGGCGGCCTTCGTGCTGCGGGAAGTCTTTGATTTTGACTACCCGGAGATCGCCCGGGCGCTGGGAAAATCGCCGGAGGCCGTAAGGCAGCTCGTGCACCGCGCCCGCACCCGGGTGCGCTCCGGGCGGCGCCACACCCTGGTCGATGATGACACCCACCGCGCCACCGTCGAGGGTCTCTTCCAGGCCACGATGGGCGGGGATATCCAGACGCTGATGGACGTCCTGGCCCCCGATGTCGTGGTGCTCTCCGACGGGGGAGGACACGTCAGCACCGCCCGAAAACCCATCGTCGGGGCCGACCCCGTCGCCCGCTTCCTCCACGGCCTGGCCCGCAAGCACGCCGGCTCGGGGGCTGGCACCGCCCTGGAGATCAACGGACGTATGGCGATGCTCTTCTACGATGCGCAGGGCCTCCCCACCCTCTTTCAATTTGAGGTCGCCGACGCCCGCGTGACGCAGATCTACATTCTCCGCAACCCCCGAAAGCTGGCACATCTGACCTGAGCCCTCGGCGCCCGGAGGCTCCCGGACGAAAAAAAGCCCCGGCCAGTGGCCGGGGCTTCTCTTTTGGGTCCCATCGCCCCACCCATATACCCCGAACGGGGCGTCGAGGGGGTCGCGAGACGCTCTGCCTGCCTCTTGCCAGGGGGTCGAGGGGGTCGCGAGACGCTCTGCCTGCCTCTTGCCAGGGAGTCGAGGGGGTCAAAACACGCTCGCGAGCGCCAGGGCGGGGGCGTCGAGGGGGTCAAAACACGTTCGCGAGAGGCAGGGGTGGGGGTCGGACAAGGTCCGAGCCCCCCTGGCTCCTCCCGCTCTCAGCAGGATTGACCGCTTGCGAGCAGGATGCGGTTGTTGTCTTCGTTGCACTCGTTACGAGCGCCCTGGCCGTTCTCATCGTCGACCACCGCGATCACATCCCAGTTGCCTGCGGGCAGATCCAGCTCCATCCGCACGCGCTCCGACTGCCCCGGCTCCAGCCCCTCGGTGGTGTAGCCGGTGCCCAGGTAGCGCCGATCGCCGCCCTGCACCGCGTAGAAGCTCACCGCCATGTCGGGACCGACGTTGACCGCACCGGAGTTGGTGACCCATACGCTCACGATCAGCAGGCACTCATCGGCGACGACCTCGGGCGCCTCGGCCAGCAGGTCGGGGGCGGCCTGCGGATCGATGGTCGTCAGGCTGTTGAGCCGGAAGGTGTTGTGATCGCGGTACGAGGGCGCCGGCTCGGCGGGGATGGAGCCATCTTCGTTCACGTTGTTGATGAAGTAGGCGTGCTGGTTCCAGATGCGACGGGTGGCCACCCAGTTGTCGTTGGCGTCGGAGAAGACCCGCAGCCCGGCGAAGCCCCCGGTGCAGGTGATCCGATCGCCACACTCGAAGTCGTTGGTGGACACGACAATGTTGGCGGTGCCGTCATTGTCGACATCGACAATGATCGGGTTCTCCAGCGCAGTGTACGAGGAGTTCTGCACCTCGAAGAGCACCTGACCGGTGGGACCGTCAAAAACGCGCAGGTAGATCTCGTCGTTGTAGACCACCTCCGCGCGACCATCGCCGTTAAAATCAAACACGCTGGAGCCGGTGGTGTTACTCGAGGAGTCCTGCGTGGTGCGCTCCCAGTGGCGAGCCTGGCTCAACGAGGGGGCGTTGTTGGCGCCGGGAAGGCCGTAATCCACGCGCAGGGTGACGTACTTGGTCGCCCCGGCCACCCCGATCTCCAGGCGGCCATCACCGGTGAAATCAGCCACGGTCGGTGCGCCCAGGCGGCCGGCGCCCACCTCGACCGGACCCCAGACCAGGGTACCGGTGCGGCCATCGTGGATGCGCACGCTACCATCGCTGACCACGACCACCTCGGGGAAGCCGCTGCCGTTGAAGTCGGCCACCGCCGGGAATCCGTCGCCCAGGGGGCTCTCCCAGCGCTTGCGACCATCGTAGGTGAACACCGCATTGCCGGTGATGATCTCCTGGGTACGGGTGCCACTCGGAGAGTCATTGGCCAGGTCGAGATCGGCCACGACACTCAAGGGGCCGAGACCGCGGTTATTGCCCAGGGGATTGGTGGCGCTGAGCCCGGGCGCTTCGCGCCCGTCCCACATCAGGCGGCCCTGGTTGTCGTAGACCACCGAGCCGAACACGATCTCGGGCTCCCCATCGCCATCGATATCGGCGATGGAAGGCCCTCCCCACCAGGAAAGCGCGCGGTGCGGAGCATCATCGTCGGAGATCCACAGAATCTCCCCGGTGTTGGAGACCGCCGCCAGCCCCATCATCCCCACCGACTGGTAATCCCAGATCGCGGCGACGACTTCGGCCTTGCCATCGTTGTTGATGTCGCCGATGGCCACGCTGCCCGCCGGCTGAAAACCGACGCTGGCCCGGTAGTCGCCCGGCTGCTTGCCACGGAAGGCCTCGATCTCGCGATACCCCGTGCTCCAGAGGTGCCGACCGTCGTCGCCCGAGACCGCGCGCAGCACGCCGGTGACCAGCTGGTCATCTCGCCCGTACTCCTCGGTGCTCAAAAAGGTCGTGAACACCACCTCCGGGATATCCTGCTCGTTGATGACGCCATCGCCGTTATCGTCGGTGAGGTTGGCCACCGCCGGCGTCATCATGACCTGATTGATCGCGTGACCGGCAAACACCGCCCCGCCGCCATGACCATCGTAGGTGGCGTAGGGCATGGTGTTATCGACCTCAAAGGCCCAGGTCTGATCCGGCACAAAAGTGTCCCCGCGCTCGCCATACACGCACTGCGGGTTCACCGGGCGGTCATCGCGGCGGTCCACGTCCGGGTCCACCGGGTCGATCGGATCGCCACCACCGTCGCCCCCATCGGGGTCACCACCACCATCGGGGTCACCGCCGCCATCGGGGTTGCCGCCACCATCCGGGTCGCCGCCACCATCGGGATCACCGCCACCATCGGGGTCGCCGCCGCCATCCGGATCGCCACCGGTCTCATTGGGGTCCGGCGCGCAGTAGCCCGCCGAGCACACCAGCCCCGGACCACAATCCTGATCGATCTGACAGGGGCTTCCCTGGCCCGAAACACTGGTTACGGGGTCCTCACCACAGGCCGCGGCGCCCAGCGCAAGAGCTCCCAGGGCACCGCCAACCATCCAATTGATGACTCGATCTTTCATCCTATCCCTCAAGCTAACCTCGCCGACACTCGCCCACCGGCGTGGGAGTTATGAAACGAATTCGCCGACTTACTAGTGAATCTCGCTGCGCAACACAAGTACTATCACACACTACCACACATCCTTCACGTACGTTCTGTTACGCAAAGAACGCCACCGGCGCCCCCGCAGGCCCTCCCCCGCACCATGCCAAAAACCTCGTACGTGGGAACGACTTAGAGTGACATCGGCACTCTGCCTGGCCGGTGACCTGCCACTGCTCCAGATGGTTCAGGGACACGCCACACGCCCGAGACTGCCCGCGCCACCGGGCCGGCCAGCCTCCGGGTGCGGGCCAAAGATGCGTGATGTTTCCGCCTCTTAGAGCAAAAAAACGCCCCCGACGCGGAGGCGTCGGGGGCGCTTCTTTCCTACTCAGCCGCCGGGGCTCTAGCCCCGGCGCTCCTCAAGGTCTCACTGCCCCTTGAAGAGACGGCGCAGCACCATGTGGAGGATGCCACCGTTGCGGTAGTAATCGACCTCCACCGGGGTATCGATGCGCACCATCGCGTTGAAGCTGGTGGTCGCCCCGCTCTCCGGATGCGTCGCCGTGACCGTCACCGTGGACAGCGGCTTGAGATCGTCGCTGAGCTCGATGTCGAAGACTTCCTCGCCGGTCAGTCCCAGCGACTCATGGCTCTGGCCTTCTTCGAACTGCAGCGGCAGCACGCCCATGCCGATGAGGTTGGAGCGGTGGATGCGCTCGTAGCTCTCGGCGATGACCGCGCGCACGCCCAGCAGGAAGGTTCCCTTGGCCGCCCAGTCACGGCTCGAACCCATGCCGTAGTCATTGCCGGCCAGCACCACAAGCGGAATGCCGTGCTTCTGGTACTTCACCGCCGCGTCGTAGATGAAGCAGACTTCGCCCTGCTTCGGATCGACGTCGCTCTCGTAGTTCAGCCCCTCAAAGGGACCTTCCGGCATCTCGTTGGGGCCGAAGTAGGTGGTGTAGCCACCCTCGGTGCCCGGCGCGACCTGGTTGCGGATGCGAATGTTACCAAAGGTGCCGCGGGTCATGATCTGGTCGTTACCACGACGCGACCCAAAGCTGTTGAACATCCCGCGCTCAATGCCGCGCGCGCTCAAGTAACGGCCCGCCGGGCTATCGACGGCGATGGCGCCGGCCGGGCTGATGTGGTCGGTGGTGATCGACTGTCCCAGCTTGGCCAGCACCCGCGCGCCCTTGATCGAGGTGATCGCCGGGGCATCTTCGGGCATGTCCACAAAGAAGGGCGGCTCCTGAATGTAAGTCGACTCTTCCGACCAGGAGTAGACCTTGCCGGTGGGCGCTTCCAGCGACTTCCAGGCCTCGGGGCCTTCGAAGACGTTGGAGTACTGAGCGGTGAACTGCTCCTTGGTCACCGCCTGAGCGATCGCCTCGTCGACTTCCTGGTTCGAGGGCCAGATGTCCTTGAGGAACACGTCCTTGCCGTCGCGATCCTGAGCGATCGGATCGTTGTACAGGTCGACGTTGACGTTGCCGGCCAGCGCGTACGCCACCACCAGCGGCGGCGAGGCCAGGTAGTTGGCCTGGGTATGGGGGCTGATGCGGCCTTCGAAGTTGCGGTTACCGCTGAGCACCGAGGCGGCCACCAGGTCGCCCTTGACGATCGACTCGCGAATCGGGTCGGGCAGCGGACCGGAGTTCCCGATGCAGGTCGTGCAACCGTAACCCACCGTGTAGAAGCCCACGGCTTCGAGGTGCTCGGTCAGGCCGGCTTTCTCGTAGTAGTCGGTGACCACGCGCGAGCCCGGAGCCAGCGAGGTCTTCACCCAGGGCTTGGCCTTGATGCCCAGCTCGTTGGCCTTCTTGGCCAGCAGGCCGGCCGCCATCATGACCTTGGGGTTGGAGGTGTTGGTGCAGCTGGTGATCGCCGCGATCACCACCGCGCCCTCTTCCAGATCGAAGGTCTCACCCTGGAAGGTCGTCTCCACCGCCGGCGTCGCGCCCGGAGTCGTCCCGAAGGTCTTCTCCAGCGCCAGGTTGAACTCGCCCTTCATGTCGCTCAGCAGGATGCGATCCTGGGGACGCTTCGGCCCGGCCAGCGAGGGCTGCACATCGCCCAGATCCAGGCTGGCTTCTTCGGAGTACACCACGCCGGCGTCGTCGTTACGCCACAGCCCGTTGAGCTGGGTGTAAGCCTTGACGCGCTCGATCGTCTCGGCGTCGCGGCCGGTCAGCTCCATGTACTCCAGCGTCTTCTCGTCGACCGGGAAGAAGCCCATGGTCGCCCCGTACTCCGGCGCCATGTTGGCGATCGTGGCACGATCCGAGAGGCTCAAATCGTCGAGGCCCGGGCCGTAGAACTCCACGAACTTCCCGACGACGCCGTGCTTGCGCAGGATCTCGGTGACCGTGAGCACCAGGTCGGTGGCGGTGGCCCCTTCGGCCAGCTTGCCCGTGAGCTTAAAGCCCACGACTTTGGGGATGAGCATGTAGATCGGCTGACCCAGCATGCAGGCCTCGGCCTCGATGCCGCCCACGCCCCAGCCCATCACACCCAGGCCGTTGATCATCGTGGTGTGCGAGTCGGTGCCCACCAACGAGTCCGGGAACGCGACCTGCTCGCCATCCTTCTCCTGGGTGAGCACGCCTTCGGCCAGGTACTCCAGGTTCACCTGGTGCACGATACCGGTCTCCGGCGGCACGACCGAGAAGTTATCAAAGGCCTGCTGACCCCACTTCAAGAACTCGTAGCGCTCCTGGTTGCGGGCGAACTCCCGCTCGGCATTGATCGCGATGGCTTTCGCGCTGCCGAAGGCGTCGACCTGCACCGAGTGGTCGATGACCAGATCCACGCGCGCCAGCGGGTTGACCTGACTCACATCGCCGCCCATGCGCTTCATCGCGCTGCGCAGCGCCGCCAGGTCGACCACCGCCGGCACCCCCGTGAAGTCCTGAAGCACCACGCGGCCGGGGTTAAAGGGGATCTCCTGCTCGCCGACGTTCTTGGCGTCGTAGCCGGCCAGCGCCTTGACGTGCTCCTCGGTGACCACATGGTCGTCGAAGTTACGAAGGCAGCTCTCGAGCAAGATCTTGATCGAGTAGGGCAGCTTGTCGACGTGGCCGATCCCTTTGTCTTTCAGGGCGTCCAGGCGGTAGGCGGTGTAGCTTCCCGCGCTGGTTTCAAAGGTGGTTTTGGCGCCGAAACGGTCCGAGTTCGTCATGAAGTCCTCGTCTGCGGTAGAAGTCGCGGTTCGGGTTGAAATACCAGTAGTTTACGACGCTGAGGATGCTAAGAACGGGGCAGCAATAAGTAAAATTGATTCAGTCTATTGTTTCGATTAATTTCATTTATCACCCCCGACCGCCGCGCGGCCGGTATCTCCGCTGACGCGACGCTCCCCCCCTGTCGTCTTCGCTTCCCCTATCAGGCAGCCCCATGGAACTCAGTCATCTACGCACCTTTCTGGTGCTGGCCGACGAAAAACACATGACCCGGGCCGCCGGCCGATTGCACCTGACCCAGCCGGCGGTCAGCGCCCAGCTGGCCCGTCTGGAGGAGTCGGTGGGTCAGAAGCTCTTCGACCGCACCTCGGCCGGCCTGGTCCTTACCCAGGCCGGGCAGACGCTTTTGCCCTACGCCCAGGAATCGCTCTCGCGCCTCGAAGACGCTCGCAGCGCCCTCGACCAGCTCTCGGGACTGCAGCGCGGCGCCCTCTCGATCGGCGGGGGGGCCACCGCCACCACCTTCTTGCTGCCGCCCCTGCTGGCGCGCTTTCACGAGGCCAACCCGGCGATTCGTTTCTTTGTGCGCGAGCAGCCCTCCCAGTCGGTGGTCGAAGACGTGCTCAGCGGCGCGCTGGATCTGGGCGTGGTGACGCTGCCGATCAAGCAGCCCGGCTCCAACAACACCGCCCCGGGACGCCTGCACCTGGAGCAGTGGATCGACGATGAGCTACGCCTGCTCATCCCCCCGCGCTTTGAGCTCAGCCGCCAGCGCACCTTCGCCTGGGAAGATTTGGCCGGGGTGCCTCTGGTGCTCTTTGAGGCGGGCTCGGCGGTGCGAAACCTCATTGACGCCCGCATCTTCGAGGCCGGCATCGATCCGGATATCGTCATGGAGCTGCGCTCCATCGAATCGCTCAAACAGATGGTCGCCCAGGGGATCGGCGCGGCCTTTGTGAGCCAACACGCGCTCAGTGGCACCGAACGGGGGCTGCGCGCGCGCGCCCATCCCCTCAAGCGCACGCTGGCCATGTGCTACCGCAGCGACCGCACTCTGCCGGCGGCCGCCCGGGCCTTTTTGGCCACCATGCGCAGCACCCGGGTCGGACAGCCGGGGCCGGGCTAAGGTTCCCGGCGCCTTGCCAGCTCAGGGCTCCGGGGCGCGCTCTTTAAGGCGCCCGCGACGGCCCCCCTTCGTCGCCCTGCTCCAGAATCCTAAACTCCACTCGCCGGTTGGCGGCGTGAGCCTCGTCGGTGTCGCTCTCATCCAAGAGCTGCCCGGATCCGTAGCCCCGGGCCACGATCCGGGAGGCGTCCACCCCCTGCGAGACCAGGTACTCGCGCACCGCCTTGGCCCGCTCCTCGGAGAGCATCTCGTTGTACTCGGCATCCCCGCGGCGGTCGGTATGCCCGGCCACCTCCAGAAGCAAAATATCGGGGTTGGTCCGCAGAATCAGCGCCACCTGATCCAGCAGCTCAAACGAGGCCTCCACGATCACGGCCTTATCCGTCTGGAAAAACACCTTGTCGAGAATGCGAATCGCGTTGTCTTCACGCACCGCCTTTTGCACCGGCGGCGGGCAGCCCTGATGGGTGCGCAGCCCGGGCACCTCGGGACAGCGATCGTCCAGGTCGAGCACCCCATCCTCATCCACATCGTCCTCGGGGCAGCCATCGCCGGCGCCCAGTCCGTCGAAATCAGCCGCTTCGGTGGGGCAGGCATCCTCAGCATCCAGGATGCCGTCGCCATCCTGATCGAGCAGCGGGCAGCCCTGCGCATCGACCGCCCCGGTCCAGTCCGCGGCCAGACTCTCGCAGCCCTGCGGCGCCACGAGGGCGCAGCCCTGCTCGTCGCGGGGCCCCTGATAATCGGGAGGCGTCTGTACCGCGCACGCTGGCGGCCGGGCCGCCGCGCGCTCCGGCGCCCCGTCCGGACGCCAGCTCAACCCTACCAGGCCGCGCTGCGCCGCGCTTCCCACGCCGCTCACCAGACCACCACCGCCGGCCAGGGTCACCGAGAGGTGCTCGGTGAGTGCCCAGCGCACCCCGACCAGGGCCTCCAGCGGCGACGTGGTGATCGCGGGGTCCACCAGCACCGACGCGCCAAAAAGCTCAGCCCCCACAAAGAGCACATCGGCCACCGCTTCCAGCTCCGCCCCCACCCCGTAGGTGAGCCCGGGTCCGATGCGCAGATCATGCACCTCTTTCACCCCTTGCAGGCGAGCTCCCAGGTTGGCCGAAAGCACCAGCGGACCGGCCGGCGAGTCGATCCGATAGTCCGCCAACACCTCGGGATGGGCGCTCACGGCCCCGGCGCCTCGATAGGCCAGCGCATCTCCGGTGGGCAGACTCAGCCCAAACCCTGCGCCGAGCCCGAACCTCCCCCCCGCCAGCCTCAGAATCTGCGCCTTGCCCCGCAGCGTCAGGTCCCCCACGCCGGCACCCGCCAGCGAGGCGCCTTCATAGCTGCCCCGGGTGCTGAAGATGACCGGCAGCCCCAACTCCACCTGATAGCGATCGCCGAAGCCCAGGCCTCCCAGAAGATGTCCGGTGATCTGCTGATCGATCACCGGCTCGCGGGAGCCATCTTCATACTCCAGCACCAGCGGATCGTTGGCCCACCCCAGCATCCACGCGCCATAGGGCTGAAGATGCCCGGCGCTCGCGGCGCTATCGACCGAAAACACCGCCCCGGGGCTCACCACCGGGGCAAAGGTCTGAGCATCAAACCCGCTTCTCTCCTGCGCCGACGCCGAAGCGGCCAGCGTTGTTATCACCACCACACCCACCGCGCTCATCGCGCAGCGCTCGGCCCACGTTACCCACATCGTCATCTTCCCACTCCCACATCCAGCCGGCACCACAGGCCCCGAGCCCCCGGACTCACCAGGCCTGCCGCGCCCACACGAAAAAGCATCAAAAAAGGGGCTACCAGGGTCAGGGCATCTTTTCGCATCGTCACCTCTTGACG
It encodes the following:
- the sigJ gene encoding RNA polymerase sigma factor SigJ, yielding MSAQPDSAFAEHRALLFKIAYNLTGSVSDAEDVVQECYLRWRAVETPVAHPRSYLAQIATRQALNALRKRNRQREDYPGVWLPEPLPTAAQPEQPAARSPESALLLADQVSTAMLVMLQSLNAEQRAAFVLREVFDFDYPEIARALGKSPEAVRQLVHRARTRVRSGRRHTLVDDDTHRATVEGLFQATMGGDIQTLMDVLAPDVVVLSDGGGHVSTARKPIVGADPVARFLHGLARKHAGSGAGTALEINGRMAMLFYDAQGLPTLFQFEVADARVTQIYILRNPRKLAHLT
- a CDS encoding zinc-ribbon domain-containing protein; protein product: MNICPNCGKEVDENARHCGHCGHKLQIEQKKTMLGMAAIDPAELRAHLARARDTADAADAASTGAPASSPEMAPTEVMASISAPAESGVESESAEPGFEDEVDAATGPTQAMSALTEPAPAIESPAITTPGGDVAAQATGPMEALQTPESSASPAAADGREAVEEADPLAATEMELPAVDLKRPAEQPATAAAEGDVPPVSTPEPLASASEPLASELGEASEQGLASTLPDNLAQLTADPENKKRLLLFLGAAAALLLGCCILGSALAFFL
- a CDS encoding LysR family transcriptional regulator, with product MELSHLRTFLVLADEKHMTRAAGRLHLTQPAVSAQLARLEESVGQKLFDRTSAGLVLTQAGQTLLPYAQESLSRLEDARSALDQLSGLQRGALSIGGGATATTFLLPPLLARFHEANPAIRFFVREQPSQSVVEDVLSGALDLGVVTLPIKQPGSNNTAPGRLHLEQWIDDELRLLIPPRFELSRQRTFAWEDLAGVPLVLFEAGSAVRNLIDARIFEAGIDPDIVMELRSIESLKQMVAQGIGAAFVSQHALSGTERGLRARAHPLKRTLAMCYRSDRTLPAAARAFLATMRSTRVGQPGPG
- a CDS encoding FG-GAP repeat domain-containing protein, translated to MKDRVINWMVGGALGALALGAAACGEDPVTSVSGQGSPCQIDQDCGPGLVCSAGYCAPDPNETGGDPDGGGDPDGGGDPDGGGDPDGGGNPDGGGDPDGGGDPDGGDGGGDPIDPVDPDVDRRDDRPVNPQCVYGERGDTFVPDQTWAFEVDNTMPYATYDGHGGGAVFAGHAINQVMMTPAVANLTDDNGDGVINEQDIPEVVFTTFLSTEEYGRDDQLVTGVLRAVSGDDGRHLWSTGYREIEAFRGKQPGDYRASVGFQPAGSVAIGDINNDGKAEVVAAIWDYQSVGMMGLAAVSNTGEILWISDDDAPHRALSWWGGPSIADIDGDGEPEIVFGSVVYDNQGRLMWDGREAPGLSATNPLGNNRGLGPLSVVADLDLANDSPSGTRTQEIITGNAVFTYDGRKRWESPLGDGFPAVADFNGSGFPEVVVVSDGSVRIHDGRTGTLVWGPVEVGAGRLGAPTVADFTGDGRLEIGVAGATKYVTLRVDYGLPGANNAPSLSQARHWERTTQDSSSNTTGSSVFDFNGDGRAEVVYNDEIYLRVFDGPTGQVLFEVQNSSYTALENPIIVDVDNDGTANIVVSTNDFECGDRITCTGGFAGLRVFSDANDNWVATRRIWNQHAYFINNVNEDGSIPAEPAPSYRDHNTFRLNSLTTIDPQAAPDLLAEAPEVVADECLLIVSVWVTNSGAVNVGPDMAVSFYAVQGGDRRYLGTGYTTEGLEPGQSERVRMELDLPAGNWDVIAVVDDENGQGARNECNEDNNRILLASGQSC
- a CDS encoding NAD(P)/FAD-dependent oxidoreductase, coding for MTPHIIVIGAGYAGIMAANRLCLSDDAAGPRVTLINPKDHFIERIRLHSYAASTLKSVSHPLATLLHPQVDLLVDSVESIEPEARRVTLAGGESLSYDVLIYAAGSAEGAAPPEALQISTLAGAEETRRRLKEHTSGPVHIVGGGHTGLELVGEIASEHPQIEIHLHCAGAIAPSVSERARAAILRRLKRLKVIVHTHQPVPMRDHDARRALLGDGLLIWCAGFSTPSLAMTSGLPHDTRRRLQVTPELQVPGFPNIFGAGDAIAIDHPGYAYLRMGCASALPLGAHVADNVQRYLEQRPLEPYRGGYIVQNIALGPKNALVQFVHPDDRPRSIHMGGLAGGIFKESICRMTLRSLSNEARHPGTFSWSQHAELGPQADDEPAA
- the acnA gene encoding aconitate hydratase AcnA, which gives rise to MTNSDRFGAKTTFETSAGSYTAYRLDALKDKGIGHVDKLPYSIKILLESCLRNFDDHVVTEEHVKALAGYDAKNVGEQEIPFNPGRVVLQDFTGVPAVVDLAALRSAMKRMGGDVSQVNPLARVDLVIDHSVQVDAFGSAKAIAINAEREFARNQERYEFLKWGQQAFDNFSVVPPETGIVHQVNLEYLAEGVLTQEKDGEQVAFPDSLVGTDSHTTMINGLGVMGWGVGGIEAEACMLGQPIYMLIPKVVGFKLTGKLAEGATATDLVLTVTEILRKHGVVGKFVEFYGPGLDDLSLSDRATIANMAPEYGATMGFFPVDEKTLEYMELTGRDAETIERVKAYTQLNGLWRNDDAGVVYSEEASLDLGDVQPSLAGPKRPQDRILLSDMKGEFNLALEKTFGTTPGATPAVETTFQGETFDLEEGAVVIAAITSCTNTSNPKVMMAAGLLAKKANELGIKAKPWVKTSLAPGSRVVTDYYEKAGLTEHLEAVGFYTVGYGCTTCIGNSGPLPDPIRESIVKGDLVAASVLSGNRNFEGRISPHTQANYLASPPLVVAYALAGNVNVDLYNDPIAQDRDGKDVFLKDIWPSNQEVDEAIAQAVTKEQFTAQYSNVFEGPEAWKSLEAPTGKVYSWSEESTYIQEPPFFVDMPEDAPAITSIKGARVLAKLGQSITTDHISPAGAIAVDSPAGRYLSARGIERGMFNSFGSRRGNDQIMTRGTFGNIRIRNQVAPGTEGGYTTYFGPNEMPEGPFEGLNYESDVDPKQGEVCFIYDAAVKYQKHGIPLVVLAGNDYGMGSSRDWAAKGTFLLGVRAVIAESYERIHRSNLIGMGVLPLQFEEGQSHESLGLTGEEVFDIELSDDLKPLSTVTVTATHPESGATTSFNAMVRIDTPVEVDYYRNGGILHMVLRRLFKGQ